DNA sequence from the Methanofollis formosanus genome:
GCCGGCGCTCGTACAGTGGCGCAGCTCGCGAAGGTCGTACTTCTTGAGGTCCGCCAGGATGAGCATCCGGTAGATCGTCGGCGGGGCGCAGAAGGTGGTGACCTCGTACTTCTCCAGGAGCGGGAGGATCTCGGTCGCCGAGAACTTGCCGCGGATGTCGTAGACGAAGATGGCGGCGCCGCAGATCCACTGCCCGAAGATCTTGCCCCATCCACACTTCGCCCACCCGGTGTCGGAGAGCGTGAGGTGGAGGTCGTGCTCGGTGAGGTCGTGCCAGTACTTCGCGGTGATGATATGACCGAGGGGATGGGCTTCGTTGTGAAGCACCATCTTCGGCTCGCCGGTCGTGCCCGAGGTGAAGTAGATGAGCATCGGGTCGGTGGCTCTGGTCTTCTTCACCACCGGCATCGAGACCTTGCGGTGTGAGACCGGAGCGGGATAGATCAACTCGTACGGGAAGCTCGCCCAGCCTTCCTGCTCGCCGTCCGCCAGGAAGCGGTACTTGAGCGTGGGGCACTCGTTGCAGATCTCCTCGACCTTCCAGGAGTGCTCCATGTTCGTGATGACCATCTTGAACTTGCCCGCGTTCACCCGGTACTTCAGGTCCTTGGGGGTGAGGAGCGTCGGGCACGGACAGTATACGGCACCGAGTTTGATGAGGGCGGTGACGAAGATCCACCATTCGGGTACTCTTGGAAGAAGAATGAGTACGCGGTCGCCCTTGCAGATGTCGTACTTGAGCAGAATATTTGCCGCCTGGTTCGAGAGGTTTGCAATGTCCCGGTAGGTGAACTTCCTCTCTTCACCGTTCTGGTCAACCCAGATCATGGCAAGGCGGTTACGGTCCTTTTTGGCCCATGCGTCGATGACGTCGTACCCGAAGTTGAAGTACTCGGGGACGTCGATCGCGAAGTCCGCATAGGTCTCTTCGTAGTTTTCCATGTTATGGTCCGCCATGGGATCTGTCCGTATACCTATGGTCAGTCACCGCTTTTTAATCTGACCGGTCTTGCACCGTCCCGGCATGCATCTTTATGAAGACGCAGTGCGATCTCCCGGCGATCAGAGGGGGCGGCCGAGATGGATATCGGGATGATCGCAGTCATTGGCGTGCTTTTCGCGGCGGTCGTGCTCTTTGTGACCGAGCGGTTCAGGGTCGACGTCACCGCTGTC
Encoded proteins:
- a CDS encoding AMP-binding protein, yielding MENYEETYADFAIDVPEYFNFGYDVIDAWAKKDRNRLAMIWVDQNGEERKFTYRDIANLSNQAANILLKYDICKGDRVLILLPRVPEWWIFVTALIKLGAVYCPCPTLLTPKDLKYRVNAGKFKMVITNMEHSWKVEEICNECPTLKYRFLADGEQEGWASFPYELIYPAPVSHRKVSMPVVKKTRATDPMLIYFTSGTTGEPKMVLHNEAHPLGHIITAKYWHDLTEHDLHLTLSDTGWAKCGWGKIFGQWICGAAIFVYDIRGKFSATEILPLLEKYEVTTFCAPPTIYRMLILADLKKYDLRELRHCTSAGEPLNPEVIRIWEEGTGLTIKEGYGQTETVCAIATFPCMKPKLGSMGKPSPGWHIELHNDDGTPCEPFEEGRIAISLHPRPPGLIVEYLNNPEANAESFQNGFYYTGDRAYYDDDGYFWFVGRDDDVIKSSGYRIGPFEVESALMEHPAVQECAVVGSPDLIRGMIVKAFIVLNEGFEPSEALVKELQRHVKKTTAPYKYPRAIEFVDDLPKTISGKIKRKELKMIEMERYENNQARDQDD